A genomic segment from Malaclemys terrapin pileata isolate rMalTer1 chromosome 1, rMalTer1.hap1, whole genome shotgun sequence encodes:
- the LOC128833179 gene encoding olfactory receptor 51E2-like, whose amino-acid sequence MSDSNTTDFKNPSTFILLGIPGLEAAHIWISIPFCTMYAIAILGNFIILFIVKMELSLHGPMYYFLCMLAVTDMVLTTSTLPKMLSIFWFNSREIDFSACLTQMYFIHSFLEMESGILVAMALDRYVAICHPLRHSAILTNPVVAKIGLAVMLRGCIVILPYPFLASHWRYCRTNIIPQPYCAHIAVVNLACTDTRVSSYYGLSVLFCVRGLDVIFIAVSYVLILRAIFSIPTKDARLKTFGTCVSHLFVILAFYIPGLFISLMHRFGHNVALHFHVLIANLYLLMPPALNPIIYGVKTKEIRGRLLRLFTHEGA is encoded by the coding sequence atgtcagattccaacacaactGATTTCAagaacccctccaccttcatcctgctgggaattcctggcctggaggcagcccacatctggatctccatccccttctgcaccatgtacgccatagccatcttggggaacttcatCATCCTGTTCATTGTGAAGATGGAGCTGAGCCTCCatgggcccatgtactatttcctctgcatgctggccgtcACCGACATGGTCCTgactacatccaccctgcccaaaatgctgagcatcttctggttcaattccagggagatcgatttcagtgcctgcctcacccagatgtacttcatcCATTCCTTCTTAGAGATGGAGTCTGGGATCCTCGTGGCCATGGCTTTGGATCGCTATGTTGCCATCTGTCACCCCCTGAGACATTCCGCCATCCTGACAAATCCCGTTGTGGCCAAGATTGGGCTGGCCGTGATGCTGCGCGGCTGCATAGTCATACTGCCCTATCCCTTCCTGGCGAGTCACTGGcgatattgcagaaccaacatcatcccccagCCGTACTGCGCGCATATAGCTGTGGTGAATCTGGCCTGCACTGACACCCGTGTCAGTAGTTACTACGGCCTCTCTGTGCTATTCTGTGTGAGGGGTCTGGATGTGATTTTTATCGCCGTGTCCTATGTTCTGATCCTCAGAGCCATCTTCAGCAtccccacaaaggatgcccggctcaagacttttgggacTTGTGTCTCCCATCTCTTTGTCATTTTAGCTTTTTACATCCCAGGTCTCTTCATCTCCCTCATGCACCGGTTTGGCCACAATGTGGCCCTGCATTTCCACGTTCTCATTGCCAACCTGTACCTCTTGATGCCCCCCGCACTAAATCCCATCATTTACGGGGTGAAGACCAAAGAGATCCGGGGCAGGCTGCTCCGGCTCTTTACTCATGAAGGGGCCTAA